A single genomic interval of Nitrospirota bacterium harbors:
- the recR gene encoding recombination mediator RecR, with protein sequence MGVDQQGLLARLISELVRLPGIGRKSAQRLAFHLLKAEREEAQRLADAIRAVKDGLSFCRQCRNIAEDELCEFCLDPKRDRTKILVVEEPSTLYAIERAGGYRGLYHVLLGSLSPLDGVGPSDIRAQELVDRLKAGGTEEVILATNPTIEGEATAIYLTKLVKPFGVRVSRIAYGIPVGMDIEYADEVTLLKSIEGRREV encoded by the coding sequence ATGGGTGTTGATCAACAAGGGTTGCTGGCGCGGTTGATCAGTGAGTTGGTGAGACTGCCCGGCATCGGCCGGAAAAGCGCCCAGCGGCTGGCCTTTCACTTACTCAAAGCGGAACGCGAGGAGGCCCAGCGGCTGGCCGACGCGATCCGCGCCGTCAAGGATGGCCTCTCGTTCTGCCGTCAGTGCCGGAACATCGCGGAAGACGAATTGTGCGAGTTTTGTTTGGATCCCAAACGGGATCGAACCAAAATCCTCGTGGTGGAGGAACCGAGTACGCTGTACGCCATCGAGCGCGCCGGCGGCTATCGCGGGCTGTACCATGTTCTCTTAGGATCTCTTTCGCCGTTGGACGGGGTCGGTCCTTCGGACATTCGGGCGCAGGAATTGGTCGACCGGCTAAAGGCGGGCGGAACCGAAGAAGTGATTCTCGCCACTAATCCGACCATCGAAGGAGAAGCGACGGCGATCTATCTCACCAAGCTGGTGAAGCCTTTCGGTGTACGGGTCTCGCGGATCGCTTACGGGATTCCGGTCGGGATGGATATCGAGTATGCCGACGAGGTCACGCTTCTGAAATCCATCGAAGGAAGACGAGAGGTGTAA
- a CDS encoding YbaB/EbfC family nucleoid-associated protein, translated as MKNPFGNMANLVKQAQAMQEQMAKLQEQAAAKTVTGTAGGGIVTVTANGAMQIVSVVLDPEVVKSGDVDMLQDLVTAATNEALRKARDMVSEEMKALTGGLRIPGLF; from the coding sequence ATGAAGAATCCGTTCGGCAATATGGCCAACTTGGTGAAGCAGGCGCAGGCCATGCAGGAGCAAATGGCCAAGCTCCAGGAACAAGCGGCGGCGAAGACCGTGACCGGCACGGCCGGCGGCGGGATCGTCACGGTGACGGCCAACGGGGCCATGCAGATCGTCAGCGTCGTCCTCGATCCGGAAGTCGTCAAGTCCGGCGATGTGGACATGCTGCAGGATTTAGTTACGGCTGCGACGAACGAAGCGCTGCGCAAGGCGCGCGACATGGTGTCCGAGGAAATGAAAGCGTTGACGGGCGGCTTACGAATCCCTGGACTGTTCTGA